In Cryptomeria japonica chromosome 5, Sugi_1.0, whole genome shotgun sequence, the genomic window TGTGTTagatctaaaaacattcaatataTTCATTTTGATTATCCATAATTCATCTCCcaaataagcattttagagtgtaGGAGTAATTAATAGCAACACATTCTAATATGATATTACAAAATAggtcaaaaatctatatacttagaTGATTGTCTATTGTCTTCAATATTATTCAATTTTTTGAGGTCAATTTGGGAGAACTATCTCCCTATAAATAATTAACAATCCTTggtattattaaatattattaagcccctaaatattcaaggaaaacatagCAAAAGATCACACGTTGAACAAAATTGTAAAGAGAAACATCATAGATTGCCACAACAAGTAGTCAAGTATGAATCGATGACTAGGAGTTCATTATGGGCTCTCAAACTTTATTCTTTGATTAAATAGAGATTTAACACAAATTTTGAGACAACTTACAAATAGAGAAACACTATTTCCAACCCTAACATGAAATAAATTCTAGAACCTCACCCATTTAGATTTTGTTCTTAAATTATAACCTAAATATCACACATCTTAAATAATTTCCAAAAACACATATCAATTTACCATTTTCTAATAccatatttaattgattgaaagtgATTATAATGATTTGATTCCATTCATTTAATAATTAGCCTTAATTTAATATATTTCAGTGGTTTAtctacttttatcaaaaaaataaaataattagccTTAATTAACATCTTAAAGAAATAATAACTAGCTGCTTTCGGATTAGATGTAATCCTGAAGCAGTCTAATCCTGAAACAGCTGGTTATTAATTCATAGATTGTAGAAACTTAATGTCTATTATCTTAAAGAAAGTTTATTTTACACTTGAAAAATACATACTATTATTCTTTAGAATTTGTGACTAATTTTCCCTTCCATGCCATACAATCTTCCTGAAGTGTTTACAATATCTTGCAGGAATCTCACGGCCATTAAATTTAGGACCCTGTACAACCCATATCTGTTTCTCTCACGAGTTTTGGACAGTCCTGGAACTCAGGATTTGCAGGTCCACAAGAAGTAATAAATTTAGTAATGAATCATTCACACCTGCCCACTTTAAGTAGGCGGTGGAAGAGCATTGCCTCACCAAACTTAGTAGTAAAATTGCCAGAAGATTGAATTTAATAATGACaatcattcaaaactatctactTTTAGTAGTTGGTGGAGTAGTATGTTTCACCAAACTTAGTAATTAGTACCCCCACTAATTATATAGTCTCGTTTTCCAAAAATGGAGATCACTCACTCTAATTCAGTTCAGTTCAGGATAGAACTAGTTGGCCCTTCTCATCAGTCATGGACTTGGAAGAAATTTCAGCAGAAATGAAAAACAGTTTCAATGGCGGAAAGACGGAGTCCATAAGTTGGAGGAAGAGCCAACTTCAAGCTATTATCAACTTAGttgttgaaaatgaagaagaaatatTGCATGCGCTTCATACTGATTTGGGCAAGAGTCCAGCTGAGGCATACAAAGATGAGGttatgttgattttagttttaatgGGCAGGTTTTATTACTTCTGACCATATATATCGTGGTGGTAGTAAAATCAGAAGTCAGATattaatttagttttaaatttttaacattttttgttttttatttttttgttgcagGTTGCTCTTGTAGAAAACGCAGCGAGGGTTGCTATAAAATGCCTACCCAAGTGGATGGCACCCACAGGGGTATATGCTTTTGACAGAAATTTGAACTTTTTTATGGATAAATTGAGATATTAATGATGTTTGTCATGGGTTTTGGTTGATTGTATGAGGCAGGTTTCCCTTCCGCTTGTAGCATACAAAGGTTCAGCCTCAGTGGTTGCAGAGCCCCTTGGTGTAGTTTTAATATTCTCTACATGGAATTTTCCTTTCAGTAAGTGCTTTTTTAGCTCAACTACGATTGGCTCAGAATTGGTGTTGGAACTGTGCTCATGTCTGGTTTGTTTTTCTTTGATGTAGATCTGGCTTTAGAGCCAATGGTGGGGGCCATTGCAGCAGGGAATGCCGTGGTTTTAAAGCCCTCAGAAATGGCTTCTGCTATATCAGATCTCCTTGCAGATCTTATTCCCAAATACTTGGATAATAGTACGGTGAGAGTTGTTCAAGGAGGCGCTGAGGAGAGCACTAAATTGCTGGAGCTAAAGTGGGACAAGATATTTTTCACTGGTGGGTAGAGTAACCTGTCAATAATAAGTATTGAGGGACCAAAATATATGGATTACTTGTTCCTAACTCTTATTACATGAAGACATTAAGTTTCTACAATCTATTAGATTTGGAAGAGAAGTTTTTCGATTAGATTGTATGAcagtttttgcatcaacgtttcagatcatgttctatgattcatcatcaagaaaGAACTCAGTAATTCTTGATAATGGATCATAGAGAGAGGGTGAGAACTCAATCATTTCCGATAATGAATCATATAacatgattcaaaacattgatgcaaaaactaccacacaatctaatccaaaaacaacTTTTCCAAATCTTATCATATGCTATATCCAATCAATGATCATGCCCAATTCCTATTTAACTCAATGTAGAATTTATCAGTCTGATTCTGGCGATATACAAATTATTTCAGTGACACTCATTCCATATTTATCCTTGAAGAGTTCAATACTTGTGAATCTGGGCTATACCCAACTCATGTTCTGTACCAACAAAAATATAGTTCAGcccaaaatacacagatctttttACGCCCAACATTTATCTGGACTCACAGAGCTAAGCCAGTGTGAAGTTGATGCATACAAATGAGGTTAGACCCAATTCATATTGGACCCATTTAGTGCAGTTCATCCCTTTTCCTCCTACAATAACTTAATGCTTTTAACTGAAAAACTTCTAGAAAAATCTGGCTTTTAATTACACATTTAATTCATTAACAGGAAGAAACAAATGAGAATATAGGTGAGAAACAAATGACACAGGAAGAAACAAATGAGAATATAGGTGAGAAACAAATGACAAATGATACTAAAGATTTCTAGATTAGCTCAATAAATCTTGATGTCAAGTGTGAGGAGAGTTTGTTGGCCAGTTTTTTGAGCTAATCTCTTTATCTGTCTAGAGACTCATCCGAAATTAGTTGCAAACTTGCACAAATTGAACATTGTTTtttttgaagcacttcaactgaacCTTATTGACTGTGAAAACTTAGtgtttattatgtttatacttcaTAATTGTTGGTAAATCTGCAGGAAGCGCACGCATTGGGCGAATTATCATGACTGCAGCTGCAAAACATCTTACGCCAGTTACTCTGGAATTGGGTGGAAAATGTCCCTTAATTGTTGATCGCATGCATGCCAATAAGGATTTGCTGGTAATTATTTAGAAAAGCTTAAAAGTATTTGAGATGTGCAATTTTGTGCAAACTGTGAAGTAGAAAGTGATGCAGGTGACATCAAGGCGAATAGCCTTTGGCAAATGGGGTTTAAGCAATGGACAAGCATGCCTTGCACCTGACTACATTCTTGTTCAAGAAGATTTTGCTACTACCCTGGTAGGGACCAGAGTTTTCTCTGCCTATTCATTCACAATGCACATCCACCTTGTGGCTTCTCACATTAAATGTCTCAAATAACAGATCGATTACCTGAAGAAGACGATCAAAAAGTTTTATGGAGAGGATCCCAGCAAAACTACTGATCTCTCAAGAATTGTCAACACACACCATTTTATGAGGCTTACAAAGTACCTGCAAGATCCATCTATTGCAAATACTATAGCCTATGGTGGCAGCCATGATGAGAAGAGATTGTGAGTGCATCAACCCTTAATTTTCAACTTAATTCAAGTTTCTATCTGGAAGTGGGTTAATATCCTGCATAATATTTGCATGTTGCATCTATTTTTCAGGTATGTGCAGCCAACAATTCTGCTTAATCCGCCTTTGACCTCGGACCTAATGAATGAGGAAATTTTCGGACCACTGCTTCCTGTCATCACAGTATGTTTCTgttctttcatgtttatctctcttTATGGTTGTGACGCCATCTGGGAAACCCAAAAACTTAAATAATAAACGACTAACCTAATAAATGAGAAAATTTTGGGACCATTGCTTTCTGCCATCAGAGTATGTTATTCCTCTCTCTTTATGtatgtttttctttctcttttaattTTTCCCTTTTGAGAGAGGAATCAATATCTGATGGGTCTCACAAAGTCATTTCTTAAATATCATTATAATTCCTATTTGTATGAGCTGTCCATCTGgtatgtttgttttttgtttttcttatatGGATTGCGCCGATTTTTTAAACGTTCTAGGGCAGCATACTAATAGCTGTTATAGTTAACTTCACGAATCCACGGATCTtaaatgatacatgggattttgatgattttttttggttGCCTCCATATGCAACTTAACCACTTGCTTTGGCTTCTTAGTAGTAACGATGCATGCTGTGGGATCTGTTATGcttgcaagggtcaaaaagtacacatttcaaagtgtcatccgatacctacttaaagatgccccaataactgtACACTCAAAATCGCCAATACCTATACACAAATGCTTTGCTATTGAtacatatgaaatttattaatagacttttagttatcattttttgagTTTCTTTAAAATTAACAATTAGAAAATTGGGTGTGCAAGAAATGAACAGTTTTTAAGACTACTCATGCCCTTTCCCTACTGCCATTATAGAATGTCTATTAACATAACCAACAATTTTCGAATAAAAATCGACAAGTATCTCCTGTCATACAGTTTTCTGACCTTTATAATTATGAAAACAATTTAAACATCTGAAATTATAAATAACAAATAACATGCAACTCTGTTTACTTTCATTCATTTCTCACATTGCTCTTATATGACTTTATTGACTGACAGTTGAAAAGAATTGAAGACTCCATAGATTTCATCAATTCAAGGTCAAAGCCACTGGCCACCTATCTTTTCACAAACAACAAAGCTCTTGGGAAAAGACTTGTGAATGAGACATCCTCAGGGAGCTTGGTAGTCAATGACACTGGTGTTCAGGTAAACAGTATTTTCTTTCCTTCTTGTGTCTTAGCAGGTATTAATTTTGGCTATGGGAAGTGAGAATTGTGCATCTCATTGATAAGTGTCTCAAATTGCAGTTTGCTATCGATGGTTTGCCATTTGGAGGGGTGGGAGAAAGTGGGTTTGGGAAGTACCATGGAAAGTATTCATTCGATACATTCAGTCACCAAAAGGCAGTGCTGTATAGAGGGCTGTTTCCAGAGGTGTCGTTCAGATATCCTCCATGGAATGCTTTCAAATTCAGCATGCTCCACGCTGCTCTACGCTACGACTATTTGGCAGCAATATTAGTTTATTTAGGCCTTAAAAAGTGATGCCCTCTCAACCATCTTCATGTATGCTCTTATGCTATTTTCTCTATAATAATGAATATATAATCTAGAGTGCTGATGATCAGCTTCCTTTATATTTTTTGGTTTCTACGTTCATTATACCCCTTAATTTTAAAACTTCGCCAAAATTTATGAAGAGGGCTTGTAGCAGACCAAAAAAAAAGATGCTAATTATTTGGATAAAAGGGTAAGTTCAAATTTCAAGGCGCCAGAATAATTGGAAGGGCAGTATATATGGACACCAAAATAAATGGAAGTAGATGATCATATGGAAGTAGATGATCATCATTAAAAAAAAAGACAATTAAACAAATGTCATGTAGCAGCAagtatttgtttttttaaataaaactatttgttatattcttaattattataattttataaattattgttattttaaaattatattattttaatcatatttttataatattaattataattcccatttcaataaaataatattaataattataatttaatataaacatatataataaaaatatacattt contains:
- the LOC131041829 gene encoding aldehyde dehydrogenase family 3 member F1, translating into MDLEEISAEMKNSFNGGKTESISWRKSQLQAIINLVVENEEEILHALHTDLGKSPAEAYKDEVALVENAARVAIKCLPKWMAPTGVSLPLVAYKGSASVVAEPLGVVLIFSTWNFPFNLALEPMVGAIAAGNAVVLKPSEMASAISDLLADLIPKYLDNSTVRVVQGGAEESTKLLELKWDKIFFTGSARIGRIIMTAAAKHLTPVTLELGGKCPLIVDRMHANKDLLVTSRRIAFGKWGLSNGQACLAPDYILVQEDFATTLIDYLKKTIKKFYGEDPSKTTDLSRIVNTHHFMRLTKYLQDPSIANTIAYGGSHDEKRLYVQPTILLNPPLTSDLMNEEIFGPLLPVITLKRIEDSIDFINSRSKPLATYLFTNNKALGKRLVNETSSGSLVVNDTGVQFAIDGLPFGGVGESGFGKYHGKYSFDTFSHQKAVLYRGLFPEVSFRYPPWNAFKFSMLHAALRYDYLAAILVYLGLKK